The following are from one region of the Stigmatella ashevillena genome:
- a CDS encoding DUF2309 domain-containing protein, whose amino-acid sequence MNPTSLVDGWLNECRPKLPIQNPLWAFIHNNILLNLEDRPFREVVREAAALYRARPYETEAFYRSELARGRIRRDSLDAVLAEALPGSGPDRAERFLADPAVANTVAPVALLRLAPRLDAGYQVSYDRMLQDFVVPLIASFLDQGMAAWTNPFSEGALWGFFLASVHAAPGWGFDWAGSLKARVRAYERAGRSVDEIIEAEVREAAPEGREAAYCLETLFALKGWSGMVMRLEAEPALAPVEAPHASLKDWLAVMLVSSHALDAWLLERHGLRREELSARPALAPETASLGRLHLWQEAYERSFAGDFLSYIEEGLSPDTKQPVSTAPRFQALMCMDDREESMRRALESKECGIETWGYVGFFNVDMRFEAVGASRATRQCPPVIEPSRTIQEVPLDGEAERLARARSAGRAGGKAQLLSFYHSRTLIRGFFVSLALGLLSFLPLVLKVLMPSRMNRLRRAVQRKAFPHPRTSLALDAQGGYSLDEQATIVEGALRTVGLTRLFAPLVAVVAHGSTNTNNPFRQAYGCGACSGNPGEPNARAFVTMANRPEVRERLAARGLPIPATTLFVPCYHDTSLDIVEVLDRDRLPAERLADVAELEARMGRACRMNAVERCQRFGQGPRAGAEAAAQHVLDRGHDLSQPRPEYGHNRVAACIVGRRELTAQRFLDRRSFLVSYDPTQDQGGAQMRSAILGTVPVAVNIAMDYYFSRVDNEGFGAGSKLPLNVVSLLGVLTGSKSDLRIGLARQMVELHEPMRILVIVEAAEKDLRNLIETHPRMRRMVQGEWMRLGRIDPSTRGLELWDGKNFVPWRELWREFREAKATALPPILDPRHDRPAEVYA is encoded by the coding sequence ATGAACCCCACCTCCCTCGTGGATGGCTGGCTGAACGAGTGCCGTCCGAAGTTGCCGATCCAGAACCCGCTCTGGGCGTTCATCCACAACAACATCCTGCTTAACCTGGAGGACCGCCCATTTCGGGAGGTGGTGCGGGAGGCGGCGGCGCTCTACCGGGCGCGTCCCTACGAGACCGAGGCGTTCTACCGCTCGGAGCTCGCCCGGGGCCGCATCCGGAGGGACAGTCTGGATGCGGTGCTCGCGGAGGCCTTGCCCGGCAGCGGGCCGGACCGGGCCGAGCGCTTCCTGGCCGATCCGGCGGTGGCCAACACCGTGGCGCCAGTGGCGCTGTTGAGGCTCGCCCCCCGCCTGGATGCCGGGTACCAAGTCTCATACGACCGGATGTTGCAGGACTTCGTCGTACCGCTCATCGCCTCGTTCCTGGACCAGGGCATGGCGGCGTGGACCAACCCCTTCAGCGAGGGGGCACTCTGGGGCTTCTTCCTGGCGAGCGTGCATGCGGCGCCGGGGTGGGGGTTCGACTGGGCGGGCTCGCTCAAGGCGAGGGTGAGGGCGTACGAGCGGGCAGGGCGCTCGGTGGACGAGATCATCGAGGCCGAGGTGCGAGAGGCGGCGCCCGAGGGGCGTGAGGCCGCGTACTGCCTGGAGACGCTCTTCGCGCTCAAGGGCTGGTCGGGAATGGTCATGCGCCTGGAGGCCGAACCCGCGCTGGCTCCTGTGGAGGCGCCGCACGCTTCCCTGAAGGATTGGCTCGCGGTGATGCTCGTCTCCTCGCACGCGCTCGACGCGTGGCTGCTGGAGCGCCATGGCCTGCGCCGGGAGGAGCTGAGCGCGCGGCCCGCGCTGGCCCCGGAGACGGCCTCCCTGGGACGGCTGCACCTGTGGCAGGAGGCCTACGAGCGGTCCTTCGCGGGCGATTTCCTCTCCTATATCGAGGAAGGGCTCTCTCCGGACACGAAGCAGCCCGTGAGCACCGCCCCCCGTTTCCAGGCACTGATGTGCATGGATGACCGGGAGGAGTCCATGCGGCGCGCGCTCGAGTCGAAGGAGTGCGGCATCGAAACGTGGGGCTACGTCGGCTTCTTCAACGTGGACATGCGGTTCGAGGCCGTGGGCGCCAGCCGGGCGACGCGCCAGTGTCCTCCCGTCATCGAGCCCTCGCGGACCATTCAAGAAGTTCCCCTCGATGGAGAGGCCGAGCGGCTGGCGCGCGCGCGCAGCGCGGGCCGTGCCGGGGGCAAGGCACAGCTCCTGAGTTTCTATCATTCGCGGACGCTGATCCGGGGCTTCTTCGTCTCGCTCGCGCTGGGGCTCTTGAGCTTCCTGCCGCTCGTGTTGAAGGTGCTGATGCCCAGCCGGATGAACCGGCTGCGCCGCGCCGTCCAGCGCAAGGCCTTCCCGCACCCGCGCACGAGCCTCGCGCTGGATGCGCAGGGCGGATATTCGCTGGATGAGCAGGCCACCATCGTCGAGGGCGCCCTGCGGACGGTCGGTCTGACGCGCCTGTTCGCCCCGCTGGTGGCGGTGGTGGCCCACGGCTCGACGAACACGAACAACCCGTTCCGGCAGGCCTATGGCTGCGGCGCGTGCTCGGGCAACCCGGGCGAGCCCAATGCCCGGGCGTTCGTCACGATGGCCAACCGCCCCGAGGTGCGCGAGCGGCTGGCCGCGCGGGGATTGCCCATTCCGGCCACCACGCTCTTCGTGCCCTGCTACCACGACACCAGCCTGGACATCGTCGAGGTGCTCGACCGGGACCGGCTCCCGGCGGAGCGTCTGGCGGATGTGGCGGAGCTGGAGGCGCGGATGGGGCGTGCCTGCCGGATGAACGCCGTGGAGCGGTGCCAGCGCTTTGGCCAGGGGCCTCGGGCGGGAGCGGAGGCGGCGGCGCAGCACGTGCTCGACCGCGGGCACGATCTGTCCCAGCCGCGGCCCGAGTACGGCCACAACCGCGTCGCGGCCTGCATCGTCGGCCGGCGGGAGCTGACGGCGCAGCGGTTCCTCGATCGCCGATCGTTTCTCGTCTCCTATGATCCGACGCAGGATCAGGGGGGGGCGCAGATGCGCTCGGCCATCCTCGGCACGGTCCCCGTGGCGGTGAACATCGCCATGGACTACTACTTCTCGCGCGTGGACAACGAAGGGTTCGGCGCGGGCTCCAAGCTGCCGCTGAACGTCGTGTCGCTGCTGGGCGTGCTCACCGGCTCCAAGAGTGACCTGCGCATCGGTCTGGCCCGGCAGATGGTCGAACTGCACGAGCCCATGCGCATCCTGGTGATCGTCGAGGCGGCCGAGAAGGATCTACGGAACCTGATCGAAACCCATCCGCGCATGCGCCGCATGGTGCAGGGCGAGTGGATGCGGCTGGGGCGGATCGATCCATCCACGCGCGGCCTCGAGCTCTGGGATGGCAAGAACTTCGTGCCCTGGAGGGAGCTGTGGCGGGAGTTCCGGGAGGCGAAGGCCACGGCCCTGCCTCCCATCCTCGACCCTCGTCACGACCGGCCGGCCGAGGTGTACGCGTGA
- a CDS encoding proton-conducting transporter transmembrane domain-containing protein: MNLQNVSLLTLAWALLIPAVLGLSQLFGLRLPERLTQRLAVVHSMGLLAGALGLVLLFLQEPARLVEVGTPPLLVTNGYEWRVVLLIDRLSVTYLALVALIYPVIVRFSQPSFHREPGSQRYWFLVTLLAFALTAVTLAGNIDVLYLGWELVGVSSVMLIAFFRRNPRSYQNSLRALIYYRVCDLGLLGAAMWIHHALPTPEFSHFAENAAVPTAAGVALVLLFATLAKSAQLPMSPWLHRAMEGPASSSAIFYGALSVHLGPLLLLRTSALWMAHPGVRVAMAGVGLLTALFATLVGHTRPDAKTSLAYATMAQLGLLYVEISLGWHTLALVHLCAHAGLRTWQFLRSSSLIQDFQDNPLVGTDVRLRRRSNWERLLPVGVRQSLYLAASRLFWLDSFQWSFIARPVLGFFSRIATLEDRLLGSTPAQRKS; encoded by the coding sequence GTGAACCTCCAGAACGTCTCCCTGCTCACCTTGGCCTGGGCGCTGCTGATTCCCGCCGTGCTGGGGCTCTCCCAGTTGTTCGGACTCCGGCTTCCGGAGCGGCTCACCCAGCGGCTCGCCGTGGTCCACTCCATGGGATTGCTGGCCGGCGCCCTCGGCCTGGTCCTCCTGTTTCTTCAGGAGCCTGCCCGGCTGGTGGAGGTGGGAACACCTCCCTTGCTCGTGACAAACGGTTACGAGTGGCGGGTGGTGCTGCTCATCGACCGGCTCTCGGTCACGTACCTGGCCCTCGTGGCCCTCATCTATCCGGTCATCGTGCGCTTCTCCCAGCCGTCGTTCCACCGGGAGCCCGGCTCGCAGCGCTACTGGTTCCTCGTGACGTTGCTGGCCTTCGCCCTCACGGCGGTGACGTTGGCGGGCAACATCGATGTGCTCTACCTGGGCTGGGAGCTGGTGGGGGTGTCGTCGGTGATGCTGATCGCCTTCTTCCGGCGCAACCCGCGCAGCTACCAGAACAGCCTGCGCGCCCTCATCTACTACCGGGTGTGCGATCTGGGGCTGCTCGGCGCGGCGATGTGGATCCACCACGCGCTGCCCACCCCGGAGTTCTCCCACTTCGCGGAGAACGCGGCGGTGCCCACGGCGGCGGGGGTGGCCCTGGTGCTGCTGTTCGCCACGCTGGCCAAGTCCGCTCAGTTGCCCATGTCGCCCTGGCTGCACCGGGCCATGGAGGGTCCGGCCTCCTCGAGCGCCATCTTCTATGGTGCGCTCTCCGTCCACCTCGGGCCGTTGCTGCTCTTGCGCACGAGCGCGCTGTGGATGGCGCACCCCGGGGTGCGCGTGGCCATGGCGGGGGTGGGTCTGCTGACGGCGCTCTTCGCCACGCTCGTGGGGCACACGCGCCCCGATGCGAAGACGTCCCTGGCGTATGCGACGATGGCGCAGCTCGGCCTGCTGTACGTGGAGATCAGCCTCGGGTGGCATACGCTCGCCCTGGTTCACCTGTGCGCGCATGCCGGACTGAGGACGTGGCAGTTCCTGCGCTCCTCCTCGCTCATCCAGGACTTTCAGGACAACCCGCTCGTGGGGACGGATGTCCGCCTGCGGCGGCGTTCGAACTGGGAGCGCCTGTTGCCGGTGGGGGTCCGTCAATCGCTGTACCTGGCGGCCTCGCGGCTCTTCTGGCTGGACAGCTTCCAGTGGAGCTTCATCGCGCGGCCTGTTCTGGGATTTTTCTCGCGCATTGCCACCCTTGAGGACCGTCTGCTCGGGAGCACCCCAGCGCAGCGGAAGAGCTGA
- a CDS encoding response regulator: protein MKQPHPRADAPRLLLAEDDAEMRCMLSRALRRSGFHVTELRDGHETVSLLSHCVTQGPEQMPHLLISDVRMPGCTGLEVLAHLRRSHQRLPVILITSFGDEQTHEEARRLGAAQVIDKPFDLDELCAAAWTLVPAS from the coding sequence ATGAAGCAACCGCACCCAAGGGCCGATGCACCCCGCCTCCTGCTGGCGGAAGATGACGCGGAAATGCGGTGCATGCTGTCCCGTGCCTTGCGGCGCTCGGGCTTCCACGTCACCGAACTCCGGGATGGACACGAGACCGTGAGCCTTTTGTCTCATTGCGTCACCCAGGGGCCCGAGCAGATGCCGCACCTGCTCATCAGCGATGTGCGGATGCCGGGCTGCACCGGATTGGAAGTCCTGGCCCACCTGCGGCGCTCCCACCAGCGCCTGCCCGTCATCCTCATCACCAGCTTTGGCGATGAGCAGACGCACGAGGAGGCCCGGCGGCTCGGCGCGGCTCAGGTGATCGACAAACCGTTCGATCTGGACGAGCTCTGCGCCGCGGCCTGGACGCTGGTACCTGCGTCCTGA
- a CDS encoding proton-conducting transporter transmembrane domain-containing protein: MAEAFLKLDGEVMARPVSVSTPGRWSLLVGAAAAVGIWVAPTRPLFLVAWVAFFVWLCVRASVARPGRSARIPVLPIVAGLVTTVLAAWSTPAQPLAALGAAVAGGLLPFHLWMEDLRRRLRWQEFVLLLVCQPGVAWLHRFVVENPTSLKGSLGSGVMILFVASALLQSGLGLVRREPARAISAITFSQSCLLMAGAFAGHVGWESARVLLIATVAGSFVLMTIAGLLKDTYGVEQLASDNGLADVAPDLHRLFIAMGWLFVGLPGGLAFFAEDLLFHALLEHSTAATLGFLLATGLNGIVFYRVYASLFCGPTRPELRGLPSSAPSRRWRVALLTAVTVLVILGGIAPALFV, from the coding sequence ATGGCCGAAGCCTTTCTGAAGCTCGATGGAGAAGTGATGGCCCGGCCAGTCTCGGTGAGCACCCCGGGACGGTGGTCCTTGCTGGTGGGCGCCGCCGCGGCGGTGGGCATCTGGGTGGCTCCGACGCGCCCACTGTTCCTCGTGGCCTGGGTGGCCTTCTTCGTGTGGCTGTGCGTGCGGGCCAGCGTGGCCAGGCCCGGGCGCTCCGCCCGGATCCCCGTGTTGCCGATCGTGGCCGGGTTGGTCACCACGGTGCTTGCGGCCTGGAGCACGCCGGCGCAACCGCTCGCGGCGCTGGGGGCCGCCGTCGCGGGAGGGCTTCTGCCGTTCCATCTGTGGATGGAGGATCTGCGTCGGCGGCTCCGGTGGCAGGAGTTCGTGTTGCTCCTGGTCTGCCAGCCAGGGGTGGCTTGGCTTCACCGCTTTGTGGTGGAGAACCCCACGTCGCTCAAGGGCTCCCTGGGCTCCGGGGTGATGATCCTCTTCGTGGCGAGTGCCCTGTTGCAGTCCGGCCTCGGGCTGGTGCGACGGGAGCCCGCGCGGGCGATCTCGGCCATCACCTTCTCGCAGTCCTGCTTGCTGATGGCGGGGGCCTTCGCCGGGCACGTGGGTTGGGAGTCGGCCCGCGTCCTGCTCATCGCCACCGTGGCTGGCAGCTTCGTGCTGATGACCATCGCGGGGCTGCTCAAGGACACCTATGGCGTCGAGCAGCTGGCTTCGGACAACGGGCTGGCGGACGTCGCGCCGGATCTGCACCGGCTCTTCATCGCGATGGGGTGGCTGTTCGTCGGGCTTCCCGGCGGGCTGGCCTTCTTCGCCGAGGACCTGCTCTTCCACGCGCTGCTGGAGCACTCCACTGCGGCGACGCTCGGGTTCCTGTTGGCCACGGGGTTGAACGGCATCGTGTTCTACCGCGTCTACGCGAGCCTCTTCTGTGGGCCCACGCGGCCGGAGCTCCGGGGGCTCCCCTCGAGTGCCCCCTCCCGCCGCTGGCGCGTGGCGCTGCTGACGGCGGTGACGGTGCTCGTCATCCTGGGAGGCATTGCCCCGGCGCTCTTCGTTTAA
- a CDS encoding sigma-54-dependent transcriptional regulator has product MPGRILIVEDEREMRAMLEKGLTRRGFTPRVLASAEEALTLSATEDFDTVLTDLQMPGLNGLELCERIALNRPDIPVVVVTAFGSLETAVGAMRAGAYDFITKPVDLDALVFVLERAVQHRALREEVRRLRHVLGQEAGTRELLGKSPVMAQAYALIERVAEVDTTVLITGESGTGKEVTARTLHTQSRRRDKPFVAINCAAMPEPLLESELFGHMKGAFTGAQSARTGLFVQADGGTLFLDEVGEIPVGLQPKLLRALQERKVRPLGSNEEVDFDVRLVAATNRDLELAVEENRFREDLYYRLNVINIELPPLRARGNDVLLLSQRFIEQYASRNGKRVVGLSPAAAQRLLGYGWPGNVRELQNCIERAVALTSFEQLTVEDLPERIRNYSSPRVLPEVADVSEMVTLEEVERRYIHRVVEAVGGSRTLAARILGVDRKTLYRKLERRNEAPPKA; this is encoded by the coding sequence ATGCCAGGCCGGATCCTGATCGTCGAAGACGAGCGCGAAATGCGCGCCATGCTGGAAAAGGGGCTCACCCGCCGGGGCTTCACGCCCCGGGTGCTCGCCTCCGCGGAAGAGGCCCTGACGCTCTCGGCCACGGAGGACTTCGACACCGTGCTCACGGACCTCCAGATGCCGGGGTTGAATGGCCTGGAGTTGTGCGAGCGCATCGCGCTCAACCGGCCGGACATTCCCGTGGTGGTGGTGACGGCCTTCGGCAGTCTGGAGACGGCGGTGGGCGCCATGCGCGCCGGGGCGTACGACTTCATCACCAAGCCGGTGGACCTGGACGCGCTGGTGTTCGTCCTGGAGCGCGCGGTGCAGCACCGCGCGCTGCGCGAGGAGGTGCGGCGGCTGCGGCATGTGCTCGGCCAGGAGGCAGGCACCCGGGAACTGCTGGGCAAGAGCCCCGTGATGGCCCAGGCCTATGCCCTCATCGAGCGGGTGGCCGAGGTGGACACCACCGTGCTCATCACCGGCGAGAGCGGCACGGGCAAGGAAGTCACCGCGCGGACGCTGCACACCCAGAGCCGCCGCCGGGACAAGCCCTTCGTGGCCATCAACTGCGCGGCCATGCCCGAGCCCCTGCTGGAAAGTGAGCTGTTCGGCCATATGAAGGGGGCCTTCACCGGCGCCCAGTCGGCGCGCACGGGCCTGTTCGTCCAGGCCGATGGCGGCACGCTCTTCCTGGATGAGGTGGGCGAAATCCCCGTGGGCCTCCAGCCGAAGCTGCTGCGCGCGCTCCAGGAGCGCAAGGTCCGCCCCCTGGGCAGCAACGAGGAGGTGGACTTCGACGTGCGCCTCGTCGCCGCCACCAACCGGGACCTGGAACTGGCGGTGGAGGAGAACCGCTTCCGAGAGGACCTCTACTACCGGCTCAACGTCATCAACATCGAGCTGCCCCCGCTGCGCGCCCGCGGCAACGACGTGCTCCTGTTGTCCCAGCGCTTCATCGAGCAGTACGCCTCGCGCAACGGCAAGCGCGTGGTGGGGCTGTCTCCAGCCGCCGCGCAGCGCCTGCTCGGCTACGGGTGGCCCGGCAACGTGCGCGAGTTGCAGAACTGCATCGAGCGCGCCGTGGCCCTCACCTCCTTCGAGCAGCTCACCGTGGAGGACCTCCCCGAGCGCATCCGCAACTACAGCTCCCCCCGGGTCCTTCCCGAGGTGGCCGACGTGTCGGAGATGGTGACCCTCGAAGAGGTGGAGCGCCGCTACATCCATCGCGTGGTCGAAGCGGTGGGGGGCAGCCGCACCCTGGCCGCGCGCATCCTCGGGGTGGATCGCAAGACGCTCTACCGCAAGCTGGAGCGCCGCAACGAGGCCCCGCCCAAAGCCTGA
- a CDS encoding sensor histidine kinase, with translation MKLARKITIALTLLAIAVMTALETLEVRRELDRSAIDMQHDHRLLGHTLAGSIARAWQEEGEAEALTLLEQANRFQAQVHLRWVWLDGAQGHTAPALSLALLRTLRGGQDGSMVDESPAGSGVLRSYTPVFINTHLGAIEISESLDEEHQHVRSTVQNAAIATCAIAVAFLLAAMAMGRRLVGRPVNQLVALAHRIGEGRLEERVHLRQNDELQTLATAMNRMAELLLTAREKIALETAAHLATLEHLRHADRLTTVGKLASGVAHEMGTPLNVVLGRSKMISSGEVVGDEVAECAQIISQQALHMTRIIRQLLDFARRRAPRRAPENIAQLVTHTLTLLRPLATKRSATLVSEVPDSLVLEVDSGQLQQVLTNLVMNGIHAMKRPGTLRVRAGPARAAPPTETGSVETEWIRLDVEDEGEGIRPEDLPHIFDPFFTTKDVGEGTGLGLSVSHGLVQDHGGWIAVRSEPGHGSCFSVYLPPGGHSCQAGS, from the coding sequence GTGAAACTCGCACGCAAAATCACCATCGCCCTCACGCTGCTGGCCATCGCCGTCATGACGGCGCTGGAGACGCTGGAGGTCCGCAGGGAGCTGGATCGCTCCGCGATCGACATGCAGCACGACCACCGGTTGCTGGGGCACACCCTTGCGGGCTCCATCGCCCGGGCCTGGCAGGAGGAAGGCGAGGCGGAGGCGCTCACGCTCCTGGAGCAGGCCAACCGCTTCCAGGCCCAGGTGCACCTGCGGTGGGTGTGGCTGGATGGCGCGCAGGGCCACACCGCCCCGGCGCTCTCCCTGGCCCTGCTGCGCACGCTGCGCGGGGGGCAGGACGGCTCGATGGTGGACGAGAGCCCCGCGGGGTCCGGGGTCCTCCGCTCCTACACGCCCGTGTTCATCAACACCCACCTGGGGGCCATCGAGATCTCCGAGTCCCTCGACGAGGAGCACCAGCATGTCCGCAGCACGGTGCAGAACGCGGCCATCGCCACCTGCGCCATCGCCGTGGCCTTCCTGCTGGCGGCCATGGCGATGGGGCGAAGGCTCGTGGGCAGGCCCGTCAACCAACTGGTGGCGCTGGCCCACCGCATCGGTGAGGGGCGCCTGGAGGAGCGCGTCCACCTGCGCCAGAACGACGAGCTGCAGACGCTGGCCACGGCGATGAACCGCATGGCGGAGCTGCTCCTGACCGCCCGGGAGAAGATCGCCCTGGAGACCGCGGCGCACCTGGCCACGCTCGAGCACCTGCGCCACGCGGACCGGCTCACCACCGTGGGCAAGCTGGCCTCCGGCGTGGCGCACGAGATGGGCACCCCGCTCAACGTCGTGCTCGGCCGGTCGAAGATGATCTCCTCGGGCGAGGTGGTGGGCGACGAGGTGGCCGAGTGCGCGCAGATCATCTCCCAGCAGGCCCTGCACATGACGCGCATCATCCGCCAGCTCCTGGACTTCGCGCGCCGCCGCGCGCCCCGCCGCGCCCCGGAGAACATCGCCCAGCTGGTCACCCACACCTTGACCCTGCTCCGGCCCCTGGCCACCAAGCGCAGCGCCACCCTCGTCTCCGAGGTGCCCGACTCCCTCGTCCTGGAGGTGGACAGCGGCCAGCTTCAGCAGGTCCTCACCAACCTGGTGATGAACGGCATCCACGCCATGAAGCGCCCCGGGACGCTGCGCGTGCGCGCCGGGCCCGCCCGCGCCGCCCCTCCCACCGAGACCGGCAGCGTGGAGACGGAGTGGATCCGGCTGGACGTGGAGGACGAGGGCGAGGGCATCCGCCCGGAGGACCTCCCCCACATCTTCGATCCGTTCTTCACCACCAAGGACGTGGGCGAGGGCACCGGCTTGGGGCTGTCTGTCTCCCACGGGCTCGTGCAGGACCATGGCGGGTGGATTGCCGTGCGCAGCGAGCCCGGACATGGCAGTTGCTTCTCTGTCTACCTTCCTCCCGGAGGCCACTCATGCCAGGCCGGATCCTGA